A single genomic interval of Juglans regia cultivar Chandler chromosome 1, Walnut 2.0, whole genome shotgun sequence harbors:
- the LOC109006260 gene encoding broad specificity amino-acid racemase RacX-like: MKMSCHTLNCPAVLLGSVNQNKTQYRTRSNPSAAAQISSATKPTDESGKSLDSKRVLGSAMAIKRYQAPNSLLSQPNTVGIIGGVSVFSTLIFLEKLVRWSSKNGQECVPFVVCNDPGLSKELPVLSSFHSFKSRNSQIQFNHGPIVGNLQRKRVFLEQSGASCIVMPCHLSHAWHGEISKGCSLPFLHIGECVARELSNAKMKPLEAGSNVRIGVLTDATSVAAFYQEKLQTQGFEVVLPDQATMQHIVIPANEALNRRDIEGARNLLRIAVQILLVRAVNTVVIASDEMQGLLPHDDPLLKKCIDPMDSLARSTIKWTKSIKSDC, from the exons ATGAAAATGTCCTGCCACACGTTAAATTGCCCAGCAGTTCTTCTAGGTAGTGTAAATCAGAATAAAACCCAGTACAGAACAAGATCAAATCCATCCGCAGCTGCACAAATATCTTCAGCCACCAAACCAACCGATGAAAGTGGAAAATCACTCGACTCCAAAAGGGTTTTGGGCTCGGCTATGGCTATAAAAAGATATCAGGCCCCAAATTCCCTGCTGAGCCAACCAAATACAGTTGGAATCATTGGAGGAGTATCTGTTTTTTCTACTCTAATTTTCTTGGAAAAGCTCGTCCGATGGAGTTCTAAAAATGGACAAGAATGTGTACCTTTCGTTGTGTGCAACGACCCAGGTTTAAGCAAAGAGCTTCCTGTTCTTAGctcatttcattcatttaaaagCAGAAACTCTCAAATCCAATTCAATCATGGCCCAATTGTCGGAAATTTGCAGCGGAAAAGGGTGTTTCTTGAACAGTCAGGAGCTTCTTGCATAGTCATGCCATGCCATCTGTCACATGCATGGCACGGTGAGATTTCCAAGGGATGTTCTTTGCCTTTCCTTCATATAGGTGAGTGTGTTGCCAGGGAGCTAAGCAATGCAAAGATGAAGCCACTTGAAGCTGGGAGTAATGTTCGGATTGGGGTGCTTACAGATGCAACTTCAGTCGCTGCTTTTTACCAGGAAAAACTGCAAACTCAG GGGTTTGAAGTGGTGTTGCCAGACCAAGCAACAATGCAGCACATTGTCATTCCTGCAAATGAAGCATTGAACAGAAGGGACATTGAAGGGGCAAGGAATCTCTTAAGAATTGCTGTCCAAATTCTCTTAGTCAGGGCTGTGAACACTGTTGTCATTGCTTCAGATGAAATGCAGGGTCTTCTCCCTCACGACGATCCTCTTCTCAAGAAATGTATTGACCCCATGGATTCTTTAGCCAGATCAACTATAAAATGGACGAAATCAATCAAATCGGACTGTTGA